One window from the genome of Eucalyptus grandis isolate ANBG69807.140 chromosome 7, ASM1654582v1, whole genome shotgun sequence encodes:
- the LOC104454369 gene encoding transcription factor DIVARICATA, with protein METLYSPSCMSNSAWLSTSWTKEENKRFESALAIHDTDTPDRWDKIAAIVGKSVRDVANKYRELEEDVCEIEAGRDPIHGYLCSSFALESFDERDFDACRKKSSAGRGADHERKKGVPWTQEEHRRFLMGLLKYGKGDWRNISRNFVVSKTPTQVASHAQKYFMRQVSGVKDKRRPSIHDITTVNLTDPASSSENNRVSSLDQLNALSSQQKLIGAPELALDHSLPNYGGFMFFDSSHGHLLMPDAYGFGLNGKRWQEKDNPDGVYPGAGFRSSLIGIHSSRHQIQG; from the exons ATGGAGACTCTGTATTCACCTTCCTGTATGTCCAATTCCGCTTGGCTCAGCACCAGCTGGACTAAGGAAGAGAACAAGAGGTTCGAGAGCGCGCTCGCGATACACGATACGGACACGCCGGATCGGTGGGATAAGATCGCCGCGATCGTTGGGAAGTCGGTTCGGGACGTGGCGAACAAGTACAGGGAATTGGAAGAGGATGTGTGCGAAATCGAGGCCGGTCGGGACCCGATTCACGGGTACTTGTGCTCGAGTTTCGCGCTGGAGTCCTTCGATGAAAGGGATTTCGATGCATGCAGGAAGAAATCTTCGGCTGGCCGCGGAGCCGATCACGAAAGAAAGAAGGGAGTGCCTTGGACGCAGGAGGAGCACAG GCGGTTCCTGATGGGGCTCCTCAAGTACGGCAAAGGGGACTGGAGAAACATCTCGCGGAACTTTGTGGTGTCAAAGACACCCACTCAAGTCGCAAGCCATGCTCAGAAGTACTTCATGAGACAGGTTTCTGGTGTGAAAGACAAGAGGAGACCAAGTATACACGACATAACTACAGTTAATCTCACAGACCCGGCTTCATCTTCCGAGAATAATAGGGTTTCCTCTTTGGATCAACTCAATGCACTTTCCTCACAGCAGAAGCTCATCGGTGCACCAGAGCTGGCCCTTGACCATAGTCTCCCTAACTATGGAGGATTTATGTTTTTTGACTCGAGCCATGGGCATCTATTGATGCCAGATGCGTATGGGTTTGGTCTGAATGGAAAGAGATGGCAGGAAAAGGATAATCCGGACGGTGTTTATCCAGGTGCAGGGTTCCGCAGTTCATTGATTGGAATTCACTCTTCAAGACACCAAATTCAGGGATGA
- the LOC104454368 gene encoding laccase-4: MRRSEGAEMERWFPAMLVVAVMLPAAAEGLIRHYKFSVVMKNVTKLCASKPIATVNGKFPGPTLYAREDDTVLVRVVNHVSYNVTIHWHGVRQLRTGWSDGPAFITQCPIQPGQSYIYNFTLTGQRGTLLWHAHITWLRSTLHGAIVILPKRGVPYPFPKPYKEKTIIFGEWWKADTELVLSQSVQSGMPPNKSDSHTINGYPGPLPNCSSQGYELQVESGKTYLLRIVNAAVNDELFFKIAGHNLTVVEVDASYTKPFSIDTIFIAPGQTTNALLAADKSGGSYIMAISPFMDTVVAVDNLTATGIVQYKGTIASAPTVQASIPAINATSFEFSFINSLRSLNSKQYPAKVPLTVDHSLFITMSAGVNPCSTCVNGKKLVAALNNVSFVMPSTDILEAHYYKIKGVYTDDFPGNPPTPFNYTGTPPSNMQTTNGTRVYKLAYNSTVQVVLQGTSIIAPENHPTHLHGFNFFGIGKGLGNFDPNKDPKNFNLVDPVERNTIGVPTAGWTAIRFRADNPGVWFLHCHLEVHTTWGLKMVFIVEDGDGPNESLLPPPADLPKC; encoded by the exons ATGCGCAGGTCAGAGGGAGCGGAGATGGAGCGGTGGTTCCCGGCGATGCTCGTGGTGGCCGTGATGCTTCCGGCGGCCGCCGAGGGGTTGATCCGTCACTACAAGTTCAGT GTGGTGATGAAAAACGTGACGAAGCTGTGCGCGAGCAAGCCCATCGCGACAGTCAACGGCAAGTTCCCGGGGCCTACGCTTTACGCCAGGGAGGACGACACCGTCCTCGTCCGGGTCGTCAACCACGTTTCCTACAATGTCACCATTCACTG GCATGGGGTGAGGCAGTTAAGGACGGGCTGGTCAGACGGACCGGCATTCATCACGCAGTGCCCGATTCAGCCAGGACAAAGCTATATCTACAACTTCACCCTCACGGGCCAGAGAGGCACTTTGCTCTGGCATGCGCACATCACTTGGCTCAGGTCGACCCTTCACGGCGCCATCGTCATCTTGCCCAAGCGAGGAGTCCCTTACCCCTTCCCAAAGCCTTACAAGGAAAAGACAATCATTTTCG GTGAATGGTGGAAAGCCGATACCGAGCTCGTGCTCAGTCAGTCAGTACAATCAGGGATGCCGCCAAATAAATCAGATTCTCACACCATCAATGGATATCCGGGGCCTTTGCCTAATTGCTCTTCTCAGG GCTATGAACTCCAGGTTGAAAGTGGCAAGACCTATCTCCTGCGGATCGTGAACGCTGCCGTGAACGATGAGCTTTTCTTCAAGATCGCGGGGCACAACTTGACTGTGGTCGAAGTCGATGCATCCTACACCAAACCCTTCAGCATCGACACGATATTTATCGCTCCGGGACAGACCACCAACGCCCTCCTAGCTGCCGACAAGAGTGGCGGGAGCTACATTATGGCCATCTCTCCTTTCATGGACACTGTTGTTGCAGTCGACAATTTGACCGCAACTGGGATTGTGCAATACAAGGGCACCATCGCCTCTGCTCCTACGGTCCAAGCCAGCATTCCTGCCATTAATGCCACCTCGTTTGAATTCAGCTTCATTAACTCGCTTCGGAGCCTCAATTCGAAGCAATACCCTGCAAAAGTCCCGTTGACGGTCGAtcattcccttttcatcacaatgAGTGCCGGAGTGAACCCATGTTCCACCTGTGTCAACGGGAAAAAGCTGGTCGCGGCGTTGAACAATGTGAGTTTCGTGATGCCGAGCACCGACATCCTCGAAGCACATTACTACAAGATAAAAGGGGTTTACACCGATGATTTCCCTGGAAACCCCCCGACGCCATTCAATTACACAGGGACCCCTCCGAGTAACATGCAGACGACAAACGGGACGCGAGTTTACAAGCTTGCATACAACTCAACAGTTCAGGTTGTTCTTCAGGGCACTTCTATAATAGCACCCGAGAACCACCCTACTCATTTGCACGGTTTCAACTTTTTTGGCATCGGGAAAGGCTTGGGGAATTTCGACCCAAATAAGGACCCCAAGAACTTCAATCTGGTCGACCCGGTCGAGAGGAACACAATCGGAGTGCCTACCGCCGGATGGACCGCGATCAGATTCAGAGCAGATAATCCAG GTGTTTGGTTTCTGCACTGCCATTTGGAAGTGCACACAACATGGGGACTGAAGATGGTGTTCATTGTGGAAGATGGCGATGGCCCAAACGAGTCCCTTTTGCCTCCTCCTGCTGACCTTCCGAAATGTTAG